Proteins encoded by one window of Nitrincola iocasae:
- a CDS encoding branched-chain amino acid ABC transporter permease, whose amino-acid sequence MSMIFGVPVAVLSGQLLLGLINGAFYALLSLGLAVIFGLLKIINFAHGAFYMLGALCTVVLFDSLGVNYWVALILAPLLVGIFGIFIEYFLLRKIANADHIYSLLLTFGLALVIQGVFTNIYGVSGLRYAIPDVFKGGVNLGFMFLPYYRAWVILAALVICFGTWFMIEKTKLGSYLRAGTENSQLMQAFGINVPLLVSLTYGFGVMLAAFAGVLAAPIYSVTPVMGGNILIIVFAVVVIGGMGSIIGAVITGLAMGIIEGLTKVFYPEASSTVIFLVMVLVLLVRPAGLFGKEA is encoded by the coding sequence ATGAGCATGATATTCGGAGTGCCGGTGGCTGTACTCTCCGGTCAGCTGTTGCTTGGGCTTATCAACGGTGCATTCTATGCCTTGCTAAGTTTAGGGTTGGCGGTAATCTTTGGTCTACTGAAGATTATTAACTTTGCACACGGTGCATTTTATATGCTGGGTGCATTGTGTACGGTGGTTTTGTTTGACAGCCTCGGTGTCAATTATTGGGTGGCCCTGATTCTTGCACCTTTATTGGTGGGTATTTTCGGTATTTTTATCGAGTATTTTTTACTTCGGAAGATTGCCAATGCGGACCACATATATAGCTTGCTGTTAACCTTTGGGCTGGCACTGGTTATTCAGGGCGTCTTCACCAATATTTACGGTGTATCTGGCTTACGTTATGCCATACCCGATGTATTTAAGGGGGGGGTTAACCTTGGGTTTATGTTCCTGCCTTACTACCGGGCCTGGGTCATACTGGCCGCGCTGGTTATCTGTTTTGGCACCTGGTTTATGATAGAGAAGACCAAGTTAGGTTCCTATTTGCGCGCGGGAACGGAAAACTCTCAGTTAATGCAGGCCTTTGGCATTAACGTACCCTTACTGGTTAGTCTGACTTACGGATTCGGGGTCATGCTTGCTGCGTTTGCCGGTGTGTTGGCGGCACCTATCTACTCTGTCACTCCGGTCATGGGTGGCAATATTCTGATTATCGTTTTTGCCGTTGTGGTTATTGGCGGTATGGGGTCGATTATCGGCGCCGTGATCACGGGGTTGGCGATGGGGATCATTGAAGGCTTAACCAAAGTATTTTATCCCGAAGCCTCCAGTACCGTTATTTTCCTTGTCATGGTTTTAGTCTTGTTGGTGCGTCCGGCAGGTTTATTCGGTAAGGAGGCATAA
- a CDS encoding AraC family transcriptional regulator: MSQPSTWPIPPGSIRFVLPRRVVSELSQHPLSKDLYPLAMGFYKQASGHGMSRTRHDDFLFIYCVKGQGVLRIGESEHRIQAGDLVVLPKEQIHSYQAKDNNPWSIYWVHCDGTLAPEFIRHLDNPIQSPVIKLGLHSRLAADFESLLDLRKTSQLFQSYLHVCSLLRQILTHISLLQTQARHHFDQSFNMETIQTLMLTRVHETLDIDTLAAAANLSKYHFIKRYKHLTGSTPINDFIRMKIERACHLLDITDQRISEVAWALGYEDAYYFSRAFSKVMGISPSQYRGIRLGKATYKE, from the coding sequence ATGAGCCAACCATCAACCTGGCCGATTCCACCAGGGAGCATACGTTTTGTGCTACCAAGGCGCGTCGTTAGTGAACTTTCTCAACACCCACTTAGTAAAGACCTCTACCCTTTGGCTATGGGTTTTTACAAACAGGCCAGTGGTCATGGTATGTCGCGCACACGCCATGACGATTTTCTATTCATATATTGCGTTAAAGGCCAGGGTGTATTACGTATAGGTGAATCTGAGCACAGAATCCAAGCAGGTGACCTGGTTGTTCTCCCCAAAGAGCAAATCCACAGCTACCAAGCCAAAGACAACAACCCCTGGAGCATCTACTGGGTTCATTGCGATGGCACACTGGCACCAGAATTCATTCGCCACCTGGACAACCCTATTCAATCCCCGGTAATCAAGCTTGGCCTGCATTCACGCCTGGCTGCAGATTTTGAGTCCCTGTTGGATCTGAGAAAAACCAGCCAGTTATTTCAATCTTACCTGCATGTTTGCAGCTTATTGCGGCAAATACTCACCCACATATCCTTACTGCAAACCCAGGCCCGACATCATTTTGATCAAAGCTTCAACATGGAGACCATCCAAACCCTGATGTTGACGCGCGTGCATGAAACACTGGATATCGATACCCTGGCCGCAGCTGCCAACCTATCCAAATATCACTTTATTAAGCGCTACAAACACCTGACTGGCAGCACACCCATTAATGATTTTATTCGCATGAAAATTGAGCGTGCTTGCCACTTACTGGATATCACTGACCAACGCATCAGCGAAGTAGCCTGGGCATTAGGCTACGAAGATGCCTATTACTTTTCCAGGGCCTTTAGCAAGGTCATGGGGATTTCGCCCAGCCAATACCGCGGCATACGGCTTGGCAAGGCAACCTATAAGGAATAA
- a CDS encoding acetyl-CoA C-acyltransferase: MSDSIVIVAAARTPMGGLQGKLANVRTPDLGGVAIKAALQRSGLRAEQVDEVVMGCVLPAGLGQAPARQAALKAGLPISTGCTTINKMCGSGMKAVMLAHDQIMAGSARVMIAGGMENMSQSPYLLPKVREGLRMGHASVLDHMFLDGLEDAYEGGLMGSFAQRSADASAITREAMDDFAIASLEKSLAAIESGTFVDEIAPVTVTGRTGDSVVDIDEQPGKARLDKIRSLRPAFAKDGTVTAANSSSISDGASALVLMRASDAQLQEGVQPLAKIVAHATHAQLPAEFTLAPIGAIEKVLEKAGWTKESVDLFEINEAFAVVTLLAKQALGLDPAKVNVKGGACALGHPIGSSGSRILVTLLYAMKQRGLKRGIASLCIGGGEATAVAVELV, translated from the coding sequence ATGAGTGACTCTATAGTAATCGTGGCCGCAGCCAGAACCCCAATGGGTGGCTTGCAGGGTAAGCTTGCTAATGTGCGTACCCCGGACTTGGGTGGCGTTGCCATAAAGGCCGCACTACAGCGCTCAGGCCTGAGGGCGGAGCAGGTGGATGAGGTGGTGATGGGTTGTGTGTTGCCCGCAGGGCTGGGACAGGCTCCGGCTCGGCAGGCGGCATTGAAAGCCGGTCTACCTATCTCCACCGGCTGCACAACCATCAATAAGATGTGTGGTTCCGGCATGAAGGCGGTGATGTTGGCGCACGACCAGATCATGGCAGGCAGTGCCAGAGTGATGATTGCCGGTGGTATGGAGAATATGAGCCAGTCTCCCTACTTGTTGCCGAAAGTACGTGAAGGCTTGCGCATGGGTCATGCTAGCGTGCTGGATCATATGTTTCTCGATGGTCTGGAGGATGCCTACGAAGGCGGGCTGATGGGGAGTTTTGCACAGCGCTCTGCCGATGCGAGTGCCATCACTCGGGAAGCGATGGATGATTTCGCTATAGCGTCACTGGAAAAATCCCTGGCAGCCATTGAATCAGGAACCTTTGTAGATGAAATTGCACCAGTAACAGTTACGGGCCGGACGGGCGATTCGGTGGTTGATATAGATGAGCAGCCGGGTAAGGCTCGACTGGATAAAATTCGTAGTTTGCGACCAGCTTTTGCCAAAGACGGTACGGTGACTGCCGCCAACTCCAGTTCTATATCGGATGGTGCGTCAGCATTGGTGTTGATGAGAGCGTCAGATGCACAACTACAGGAGGGCGTTCAGCCACTGGCAAAGATTGTTGCTCATGCAACCCATGCGCAGCTTCCGGCCGAATTCACTCTGGCTCCCATAGGGGCTATTGAAAAGGTACTGGAGAAAGCTGGTTGGACTAAGGAAAGCGTTGATCTATTTGAAATCAATGAGGCGTTTGCCGTTGTAACGCTGCTAGCCAAGCAGGCCCTGGGGTTAGATCCTGCTAAGGTCAATGTCAAAGGGGGAGCCTGTGCTTTGGGTCACCCGATAGGCTCCAGTGGTTCGCGTATTCTGGTGACGCTTTTGTATGCTATGAAGCAGCGTGGTTTGAAGCGAGGTATTGCATCCTTGTGTATTGGTGGAGGAGAGGCGACAGCTGTGGCGGTTGAGTTGGTTTGA
- a CDS encoding enoyl-CoA hydratase/isomerase family protein, which translates to MSCVLFFEHPTAGDQCIAEIRLNAEKSLNALTLDMIDLMLPQLQKWRDDPRISAVFLDSAGEKAFCAGGDVVKLYRAITEKTNSRFPEDFFTREYQLDYVLHTYPKPVICWGSGIVMGGGMGLLSGCSHRVVTETSYLAMPEITIGLYPDVGGSWFLNRMPGKTGLFLGLTGNPINAADALFLGLGDRAVRKDLRDTLMQRLQASSWQLPATQVIDAILRELEAESAATFADMPAPIKAHQGLIRELMDQDSVAEIQAALLAIETDDKWVLRAQKALQQGSPVSVHMIARQLQRCRHLSLKEVFQQELNLSVQCCRHREFPEGVRALLVDKDNQPKWTYASVEAVDPGFIDALFESPWSGAHPLQDL; encoded by the coding sequence ATGAGTTGTGTCCTGTTTTTTGAACACCCTACGGCGGGTGATCAGTGTATTGCTGAAATTCGCCTGAATGCCGAAAAAAGCCTGAATGCGCTGACACTGGATATGATCGATCTGATGTTACCGCAGCTGCAAAAGTGGCGGGATGATCCGCGCATTAGTGCGGTATTTCTCGACAGTGCCGGGGAAAAAGCCTTCTGTGCTGGCGGTGATGTAGTCAAACTTTACCGCGCCATTACTGAAAAAACCAACAGCCGTTTTCCGGAAGACTTTTTTACCCGCGAATACCAACTGGATTATGTTCTGCATACTTACCCCAAGCCGGTGATTTGCTGGGGCAGTGGTATCGTGATGGGGGGCGGTATGGGGTTGCTCAGTGGCTGTAGTCACCGGGTAGTGACCGAAACCTCCTATCTGGCAATGCCGGAAATCACCATCGGACTCTACCCGGATGTGGGTGGCAGCTGGTTTCTGAACCGTATGCCCGGTAAGACCGGTTTGTTTTTAGGGCTCACAGGTAATCCCATCAATGCGGCTGATGCACTGTTTTTAGGGCTTGGTGACCGTGCCGTGCGCAAGGATCTGCGTGACACCCTGATGCAGCGCCTGCAGGCATCCAGCTGGCAGCTACCGGCGACGCAGGTTATCGATGCAATCCTGCGTGAACTGGAAGCTGAATCGGCTGCCACTTTTGCCGATATGCCAGCACCGATTAAAGCCCATCAAGGCTTAATACGTGAGTTGATGGATCAGGACTCTGTGGCTGAAATTCAGGCTGCGCTACTGGCGATTGAAACAGACGATAAATGGGTGTTGCGGGCACAAAAAGCGCTGCAGCAGGGTAGCCCCGTTTCGGTTCATATGATCGCTCGTCAACTGCAGCGTTGTCGACACCTGTCGCTAAAAGAGGTGTTTCAGCAAGAATTGAATCTCTCTGTACAGTGCTGTCGTCATCGTGAGTTTCCGGAAGGCGTGCGTGCCTTGCTGGTGGATAAGGACAATCAACCCAAATGGACCTATGCATCGGTTGAAGCCGTTGATCCAGGGTTCATCGATGCCTTGTTTGAATCCCCCTGGTCAGGAGCGCACCCCTTGCAAGATCTGTAG
- a CDS encoding CoA-acylating methylmalonate-semialdehyde dehydrogenase, whose protein sequence is MTQQVPLLINGEMVQSLTSEWIPVTDPATQAVIAQVPCATSQEVDDAIAAAKTAFEIWKEVPVSERARLMLRYQALLKEHHDELATILSSETGKTFEDAKGDVWRGIEVVEHACNVASLSMGETVENVARKVDCYSYTQPLGVCVGITPFNFPAMIPLWMFPMAIACGNTFVLKPSEQDPLTPMRLAELFQEAGAPAGLLQVVHGTKDVVNQLLVHPDTPAISFVGSVAVGEHIYKTGTDHMKRVQAFAGAKNHMVIMPDAQKSHVINNLVGASVGAAGQRCMAISVAVFVGEARQWIPELRDALAKVRPGAWDDTEAGYGPLINPQAKQRVLQYIQEGKDAGAECLLDGSDCTVEGFPEGNWVGPTFFSGVTPDMSIYRDEIFGPVLVAMEVDSIEEAIALINANPYGNGTSIFTASGAAARKYQHEIQVGQVGINVPVPVPLPFFSFTGWRKSFYGDQHAYGKQAVRFYTETKTVTARWFEDDLATGPNMTIQLK, encoded by the coding sequence ATGACACAACAAGTACCCCTGCTGATTAATGGTGAAATGGTTCAGAGCCTAACCTCTGAGTGGATTCCGGTTACCGACCCTGCCACACAAGCGGTGATAGCACAGGTGCCTTGTGCGACCTCGCAAGAAGTGGATGATGCGATTGCTGCCGCTAAAACAGCATTTGAAATCTGGAAGGAAGTCCCTGTATCAGAACGCGCCAGGTTAATGCTGCGCTATCAAGCCTTGTTAAAAGAGCATCATGATGAACTGGCCACTATCTTAAGTAGTGAAACCGGTAAAACCTTTGAGGATGCCAAGGGTGATGTCTGGCGCGGTATTGAAGTGGTCGAGCATGCCTGCAATGTTGCTTCCTTAAGTATGGGGGAAACGGTTGAGAATGTAGCCCGTAAAGTGGATTGCTACAGCTACACCCAACCTTTAGGCGTGTGTGTGGGGATCACGCCGTTTAACTTCCCCGCCATGATTCCCTTGTGGATGTTCCCGATGGCCATCGCCTGTGGCAATACCTTTGTGCTGAAACCCTCAGAGCAGGATCCGCTGACGCCGATGCGTTTGGCCGAACTGTTTCAGGAAGCCGGTGCGCCTGCAGGCTTGTTGCAGGTGGTTCACGGTACTAAAGATGTTGTAAACCAGCTGTTAGTCCATCCCGATACCCCGGCCATTTCTTTTGTGGGTTCGGTGGCTGTGGGTGAACATATTTACAAAACCGGCACAGATCATATGAAACGTGTACAGGCCTTTGCCGGTGCCAAAAACCATATGGTGATTATGCCGGATGCGCAGAAATCCCATGTCATTAATAATCTGGTAGGTGCATCAGTGGGGGCCGCGGGTCAGCGTTGCATGGCGATCTCGGTGGCGGTATTTGTGGGTGAAGCACGCCAGTGGATTCCGGAGTTACGTGATGCGCTGGCGAAGGTTCGCCCAGGTGCCTGGGATGACACTGAGGCAGGTTATGGGCCGTTGATCAATCCTCAGGCGAAACAACGGGTGCTGCAATACATTCAGGAAGGCAAAGACGCCGGTGCAGAGTGCCTGCTTGATGGTAGCGATTGCACTGTCGAAGGTTTCCCGGAGGGTAACTGGGTTGGACCGACCTTTTTCAGTGGTGTAACACCTGATATGTCTATTTATCGGGACGAGATTTTCGGCCCTGTGCTGGTGGCGATGGAAGTTGACAGCATCGAAGAGGCTATCGCGCTGATTAATGCCAATCCTTATGGTAATGGCACCTCGATCTTCACCGCTTCCGGTGCGGCTGCCCGCAAGTATCAGCATGAAATCCAGGTCGGTCAGGTGGGCATCAATGTGCCGGTACCTGTGCCGCTGCCATTTTTCTCCTTCACCGGATGGCGCAAGTCTTTCTACGGCGATCAGCATGCCTATGGCAAGCAAGCGGTGCGTTTCTATACCGAGACCAAAACCGTCACCGCACGTTGGTTTGAAGACGATCTGGCAACGGGTCCGAATATGACCATTCAATTGAAATAA
- a CDS encoding acyl-CoA dehydrogenase family protein, translated as MDFELNEDQIAFADMATAFARNELEPHAAEWDQNAFFPLEVIRKAGEMGFASIYAPEAVGGLGLSRLDASIIFERLSMGCTSTTAYLTIHNMVTWMVTSFGKPEVLDTYASALVSAEKLGSYCLTEPNAGSDAASLKTTAQRDGDHYVLNGSKVFISGAGSTDVLVVMARTGGPGARGVSAFVVDAQSEGISYGRSEDKMGWNCQPTRMITFDDVKVPVSHLLSEEGEGFVLAMKGLDGGRINIASCSVGTAQQALNLARNYLLERKQFGKQIGDFQGLQFRLADMATELVAARQLVRLAASKLDRQDADATTYCAMAKRFATDVGFRVCDEALQLFGGYGYIKEYPLERFVRDTRVHRILEGTNEVMRVIIGRRLLADTDSEF; from the coding sequence ATGGACTTTGAACTGAATGAAGATCAGATTGCTTTTGCCGATATGGCGACAGCTTTCGCACGCAATGAACTTGAGCCGCATGCGGCTGAGTGGGATCAAAACGCATTTTTTCCGCTGGAGGTTATACGCAAAGCCGGTGAAATGGGCTTTGCATCCATCTATGCACCCGAGGCGGTAGGTGGGCTTGGCTTAAGCCGTCTGGATGCCAGTATCATTTTTGAACGCCTGTCGATGGGCTGTACCTCAACGACAGCCTATCTGACCATTCATAACATGGTCACCTGGATGGTCACCAGTTTTGGCAAGCCGGAGGTGCTGGACACCTATGCCTCGGCGCTCGTCAGCGCGGAGAAACTGGGCTCCTACTGCCTTACAGAACCCAATGCGGGTTCTGATGCGGCGTCCTTAAAAACCACCGCTCAACGTGATGGCGACCACTACGTGTTGAATGGCAGTAAGGTGTTTATATCCGGCGCTGGCAGTACCGATGTACTGGTAGTAATGGCACGTACCGGCGGTCCCGGTGCCAGAGGGGTTTCGGCCTTTGTGGTGGATGCCCAGAGTGAGGGTATCAGCTATGGTCGTAGTGAAGACAAGATGGGCTGGAATTGCCAGCCCACCCGCATGATTACCTTTGATGACGTTAAGGTGCCGGTTTCACATCTTCTCAGTGAAGAAGGTGAAGGGTTTGTATTGGCAATGAAAGGCCTGGATGGTGGGCGCATTAATATTGCGTCCTGTTCGGTGGGTACGGCCCAGCAGGCATTGAATCTGGCACGAAACTATCTGCTGGAACGTAAGCAGTTCGGCAAGCAGATTGGCGACTTTCAGGGGCTGCAGTTTCGTTTGGCCGATATGGCCACCGAACTGGTTGCGGCACGCCAACTCGTGCGGCTGGCCGCCAGTAAACTGGACCGTCAGGATGCTGATGCCACCACCTATTGCGCCATGGCCAAGCGCTTTGCCACCGATGTGGGTTTCCGTGTTTGCGATGAAGCGCTGCAGCTATTTGGTGGTTATGGCTATATCAAAGAGTACCCGCTGGAGCGTTTTGTTAGAGATACCCGGGTTCACCGCATTCTGGAAGGGACCAATGAGGTTATGCGGGTGATTATAGGCCGCCGTTTATTGGCGGATACTGATAGCGAATTTTAG
- a CDS encoding enoyl-CoA hydratase, whose product MTDALLLEKRGHIAILTLNNLPANTWTAESLQALIDTVEALNEDKAIWSLVITSASDKFFSAGADLKLFADGNREVAHDMAVLFGRAFETLSRFRGVSIAAINGYAMGGGLEVALACDLRIAEEQAKMALPEAKVGLLPCAGGTQNLTLLVGEGWAKRMILCGEQVDAAKALSIGLVEEVVSQGQAFNQALALAEQVGQQSPSSVTACKKLIQNNRHAPFAQGYILEREWFVDLFKTEDQREGVNAFLEKRKPQWKNR is encoded by the coding sequence ATGACTGACGCATTGTTACTGGAAAAACGTGGCCACATCGCCATTTTGACGCTGAATAACCTGCCTGCCAACACCTGGACGGCAGAGAGTTTGCAGGCATTAATCGACACAGTGGAAGCCCTGAATGAAGACAAAGCCATCTGGAGTCTGGTGATCACCAGTGCCAGCGACAAGTTTTTTTCTGCAGGTGCGGATCTGAAGCTGTTTGCTGATGGCAATCGCGAAGTAGCTCACGATATGGCTGTGTTGTTCGGTCGGGCTTTTGAAACCCTAAGCCGCTTCAGAGGGGTATCCATTGCCGCCATCAACGGCTATGCCATGGGTGGAGGCCTGGAGGTGGCACTGGCCTGTGATCTGCGTATTGCCGAAGAACAAGCTAAAATGGCCTTGCCTGAAGCCAAAGTAGGCTTGCTGCCCTGCGCGGGTGGCACCCAAAACCTGACCCTGTTGGTGGGTGAAGGTTGGGCGAAGCGGATGATTCTCTGTGGTGAACAGGTTGATGCCGCCAAAGCCCTGTCGATAGGTCTGGTTGAAGAAGTGGTGTCGCAGGGTCAGGCCTTCAATCAGGCGTTGGCCTTGGCTGAACAGGTCGGACAACAAAGTCCATCGTCTGTCACCGCCTGTAAAAAACTGATTCAAAATAATCGCCATGCGCCTTTTGCACAGGGCTATATTCTTGAGCGCGAGTGGTTTGTGGATCTGTTCAAAACCGAAGACCAGCGCGAAGGGGTCAATGCCTTCCTGGAAAAGCGTAAGCCCCAGTGGAAAAATCGTTGA
- the mmsB gene encoding 3-hydroxyisobutyrate dehydrogenase: MATIGFIGLGNMGGPMAANLAKAGHSVQAFDLSAEALSAATAAGCRQAESAQDAVKGAAMVITMLPAGKHVKSLLLEGDAPLFEHLEDGALVIDCSTIDVHTAREIAAAAQQRQIDFIDAPVSGGVGGAQAGTLTFIVGGSAEQYATALPVLQAMGKNIFHAGEHGAGQIAKACNNMMLAILMAGTCEALSMGVKNGLDPAVLSDIMKQSSGNNWALQVYNPVPGVMDNVPASRDYQGGFQVDLMYKDLGLAMDLSQQSASATPMGSAARALFNLHKSQGNGGLDFSSLIRLYQ, from the coding sequence ATGGCAACAATAGGATTTATCGGTTTAGGCAATATGGGTGGCCCAATGGCCGCTAACCTGGCAAAAGCCGGTCACAGTGTGCAGGCATTTGATCTGTCAGCCGAGGCGCTATCAGCGGCGACAGCCGCCGGATGTCGACAAGCTGAATCAGCACAGGATGCGGTTAAGGGTGCGGCGATGGTGATTACCATGCTACCCGCCGGTAAACATGTTAAAAGCCTGTTACTTGAAGGTGATGCACCGTTGTTTGAGCATCTGGAAGACGGTGCGCTGGTGATAGATTGTTCCACCATCGACGTACATACCGCGCGTGAAATTGCCGCCGCAGCTCAGCAACGGCAGATTGATTTTATCGATGCGCCGGTATCGGGAGGGGTCGGTGGTGCACAAGCAGGTACTCTGACCTTTATTGTCGGTGGTTCTGCTGAACAGTATGCAACAGCATTACCCGTATTACAGGCGATGGGAAAAAATATTTTTCATGCCGGGGAGCATGGCGCCGGTCAGATTGCCAAGGCATGCAATAACATGATGCTGGCTATCCTTATGGCGGGAACCTGTGAAGCCCTGAGCATGGGGGTCAAGAATGGCCTGGATCCAGCCGTACTGTCAGATATCATGAAACAAAGCTCCGGTAATAACTGGGCGTTGCAGGTGTACAACCCGGTCCCGGGTGTTATGGACAATGTGCCAGCGTCACGTGATTACCAGGGTGGTTTTCAGGTGGACCTGATGTATAAGGACCTGGGACTGGCGATGGATTTAAGCCAACAAAGCGCTTCAGCTACGCCCATGGGTTCAGCCGCTCGAGCACTGTTTAATCTGCATAAGAGCCAAGGTAATGGCGGGTTGGATTTCTCCAGTCTGATCCGCTTGTACCAGTGA
- a CDS encoding branched-chain amino acid ABC transporter permease: MSTRVSESSSRKHYIATKQREERRNLMIYAFLVVLALIAPLIIYPVFLMKILCFALFAVAFNLLLGYVGLLSFGHAAFLATGGYTTGYLLSTYSGFTPELAILIGTIASTLLGLGFGLLAIRRQGIYFAMITLALAQLVFFFYVQSSFTGGEDGLHGVPRGKLLGIIDLQNNFAMYYFVLAVFIFGFALVHRMVHSPYGHVLKAIKENEPRATSLGYNVDQYKLVAFVVSAGLAGLAGSVKTIVFQLASLNDAHWHMSGEVILMTLLGGVGTLLGPVVGATFVISLEHQLSQSALGDWVNVILGVIFILCVLAFRAGIVGELQRFFKKNFK, encoded by the coding sequence ATGTCGACTAGAGTATCTGAAAGCAGTTCGCGTAAGCATTATATTGCGACCAAACAGCGTGAAGAGCGTCGTAACCTGATGATCTATGCATTTCTGGTTGTACTGGCCCTGATTGCGCCTTTAATTATTTACCCCGTGTTTTTGATGAAAATTCTATGCTTCGCATTATTTGCGGTAGCGTTCAATCTGCTGCTGGGTTACGTGGGGTTATTGTCTTTTGGTCATGCAGCCTTTTTGGCTACGGGGGGCTATACAACTGGCTACTTGCTAAGCACCTATTCTGGTTTTACTCCGGAGTTGGCTATTCTGATAGGGACTATTGCTTCTACATTATTAGGGCTCGGCTTTGGGCTATTGGCTATTCGTCGTCAGGGTATTTACTTTGCGATGATTACATTGGCTTTGGCTCAGTTAGTGTTTTTCTTCTATGTGCAATCCTCTTTTACCGGCGGGGAAGATGGCTTGCATGGTGTACCTCGCGGAAAACTGTTGGGAATTATTGATCTACAAAACAATTTTGCTATGTATTATTTTGTTTTGGCGGTATTCATCTTTGGTTTTGCATTAGTGCATCGGATGGTGCATTCCCCTTATGGACATGTTTTAAAAGCCATTAAAGAAAATGAGCCACGGGCTACTTCGCTGGGCTACAACGTAGATCAATATAAATTGGTGGCGTTTGTAGTGTCGGCAGGTCTGGCAGGCCTTGCGGGCTCGGTTAAAACCATCGTATTTCAGTTGGCTTCGTTGAATGACGCGCATTGGCACATGTCCGGTGAAGTGATCCTGATGACGTTGTTGGGGGGTGTTGGAACGTTGTTGGGGCCAGTGGTAGGCGCTACTTTTGTGATCAGTCTGGAGCATCAGTTATCTCAGAGCGCTTTGGGTGACTGGGTTAACGTGATACTGGGCGTTATTTTCATACTCTGTGTGCTGGCCTTCCGCGCCGGTATTGTGGGTGAGTTGCAGCGATTCTTTAAAAAGAATTTCAAATAA